One window of Corynebacterium doosanense CAU 212 = DSM 45436 genomic DNA carries:
- a CDS encoding solute symporter family protein, translating to MNVVHLAQETPAATGNPILNIAVFVIFIVVTMTIVTRVGRTPKSGDASEFYTGGASFSGTQNGLAISGDYLSAASFLGIVGAIALNGYDGFLYSIGFFVAWVSALLLVAEPMRNVGRFTMADVLSFRLRQKPVRVAAALSTLFVSLFYLIAQMAGAGSLVAVLLNIHDVFWQSIIVAVVGVIMIAYVLIGGMKGTTYVQMIKAVLLVGGVIIMTVLVFISVRGGMGNLLDAAVDMHGSSANAAKKGYEASAILEPGLQYGATNMSKLNFISLGLALVLGVGGLPHVLMRFYTVPTATEARKSVTVAIILIGAFYLMTLILGYGAAALVGPDRILAAPGGANSAAPLLAFELGGSLFMALISAVAFATVLAVVAGLAITASASVAHDLYAAVIRDGQATEAEQVRVSRITVVVIGVASIVLGILAMQQNVAFLVSLAFAIAASANLPTILYSLYWKRFNTTGAVASIYTGLISALVLIFFSPAVSGAETSMITGADWSWFPLTSPGIISIPLGFLGGIVGTYIGKPDNLRALQAEMEVKSLTGVGVEGVVNH from the coding sequence ATGAACGTTGTCCATCTCGCACAGGAGACCCCGGCGGCCACCGGCAACCCGATTCTCAACATCGCCGTCTTCGTGATCTTCATCGTGGTCACCATGACCATCGTGACCCGCGTCGGCCGCACCCCGAAGAGCGGGGACGCCTCCGAGTTCTACACCGGCGGCGCGTCCTTCAGTGGCACCCAGAACGGCCTGGCCATCTCCGGTGACTACCTCTCCGCGGCCTCCTTCCTGGGCATTGTCGGCGCCATCGCGCTCAACGGCTACGACGGCTTCCTCTACTCCATCGGCTTCTTCGTCGCCTGGGTCAGCGCCCTGCTACTCGTCGCCGAGCCCATGCGTAACGTCGGCCGCTTCACCATGGCGGACGTGCTCTCCTTCCGACTGCGGCAGAAGCCGGTCCGCGTTGCCGCGGCACTGAGCACCCTGTTTGTCTCCCTCTTCTACCTCATCGCGCAGATGGCCGGCGCCGGCTCGCTGGTCGCCGTGCTGCTGAACATCCACGACGTGTTCTGGCAGTCGATCATCGTCGCCGTCGTCGGTGTCATCATGATCGCCTACGTCCTCATCGGCGGCATGAAGGGCACCACCTACGTCCAGATGATCAAGGCTGTCCTGCTCGTCGGCGGCGTCATCATCATGACCGTCCTTGTGTTCATTTCCGTCCGTGGCGGAATGGGCAACCTGCTCGACGCGGCCGTGGACATGCACGGCAGCTCCGCCAACGCGGCGAAGAAGGGCTACGAGGCCAGCGCGATCCTCGAGCCGGGTCTGCAGTACGGCGCGACGAACATGTCCAAGCTGAACTTCATCTCCCTGGGCCTCGCCCTGGTGCTGGGCGTCGGCGGTCTCCCGCACGTGCTCATGCGCTTCTACACGGTTCCCACCGCCACCGAGGCCCGCAAGTCCGTCACTGTGGCCATCATCCTCATCGGCGCGTTCTACCTGATGACCCTGATCCTCGGCTACGGCGCCGCAGCCCTGGTCGGACCGGACCGCATCCTCGCCGCCCCGGGTGGCGCGAACTCGGCAGCCCCGCTGCTCGCCTTCGAACTCGGCGGCTCGCTGTTCATGGCGCTCATCTCCGCGGTGGCCTTCGCCACCGTGCTCGCGGTCGTCGCCGGCCTGGCCATCACCGCCTCCGCTTCGGTCGCACATGACCTCTACGCCGCGGTGATCCGCGACGGACAGGCCACCGAGGCCGAGCAGGTGCGTGTCTCGCGCATCACCGTCGTGGTCATCGGCGTCGCGTCGATCGTCCTGGGCATCCTGGCCATGCAGCAGAACGTCGCCTTCCTCGTGTCCCTGGCCTTCGCCATCGCCGCGTCGGCGAACCTGCCCACCATCCTGTACTCCCTGTACTGGAAGCGCTTCAACACCACCGGTGCGGTCGCGTCGATCTACACCGGCCTCATCTCTGCGCTCGTGCTGATCTTCTTCTCCCCGGCCGTGTCCGGAGCGGAGACGTCCATGATCACGGGTGCGGACTGGTCCTGGTTCCCGCTGACCAGCCCGGGCATCATCTCCATCCCGCTGGGCTTCCTCGGCGGCATCGTCGGCACCTACATCGGCAAGCCTGACAACCTCCGTGCCCTCCAGGCCGAGATGGAAGTCAAGTCCCTCACGGGCGTCGGCGTCGAAGGCGTGGTCAACCACTAG
- a CDS encoding DUF1906 domain-containing protein produces MPVEKHSLSRRGLLKAASVAVAAGTFGAASLSAAPRAVAAPAGVLGTIIDFSAGVPSAASVKAAGHIGAIRYVSQRRPGAEWMLGKPVSLKETQDFANNGLFTASIYQFGRDTTADWKRGAAGVAEHAPQAIALHRAAGGPTGVPIYVAIDDNPTQQQYTTLIRPYLQGFQTALKAAGYSMGIYGNYSTIEWAIADKLGQFFWQHNWGSNGRIHPAIHLHQFQNSAGKVGGVEVDLNHVYKANWGQWQAGKTATPQVPANPGTPANPGTPSTRYPDINIGGSSISGQQLEQGLSLAQQIAQAIR; encoded by the coding sequence GTGCCCGTCGAAAAGCACTCCCTGTCCCGCCGCGGCCTGCTCAAAGCCGCCTCCGTCGCCGTCGCCGCCGGAACCTTCGGCGCCGCCTCCCTGAGCGCCGCTCCCCGGGCCGTCGCCGCCCCCGCCGGCGTGCTCGGCACCATCATCGACTTCTCCGCCGGCGTGCCCTCCGCCGCCTCGGTGAAGGCCGCCGGCCACATCGGTGCCATCCGCTACGTCTCCCAGCGCCGCCCGGGCGCCGAGTGGATGCTGGGCAAGCCGGTCTCGCTCAAGGAGACGCAGGACTTCGCCAACAACGGCCTCTTCACCGCCTCCATCTACCAGTTCGGCCGCGACACCACCGCGGACTGGAAGCGTGGCGCGGCCGGCGTCGCCGAGCACGCCCCGCAGGCCATCGCCCTGCACCGCGCGGCCGGTGGACCCACCGGCGTGCCCATCTACGTGGCCATCGACGACAACCCGACCCAGCAGCAGTACACCACCCTCATCCGCCCCTACCTGCAGGGATTCCAGACGGCGCTGAAGGCCGCCGGATACAGCATGGGCATCTACGGCAACTACTCCACCATCGAGTGGGCCATCGCCGACAAGCTCGGGCAGTTCTTCTGGCAGCACAACTGGGGTTCGAACGGCAGGATCCACCCGGCCATCCACCTGCACCAGTTCCAGAACAGCGCGGGCAAGGTCGGCGGCGTCGAGGTCGATCTCAACCACGTCTACAAGGCGAACTGGGGCCAGTGGCAGGCCGGCAAGACCGCCACCCCGCAGGTGCCCGCCAACCCGGGCACGCCCGCCAACCCGGGCACCCCGTCGACGCGCTACCCGGACATCAACATCGGCGGCTCATCCATCTCCGGCCAGCAGCTGGAGCAGGGCCTGTCGCTCGCCCAGCAGATCGCCCAGGCCATCCGCTAG
- a CDS encoding ABC-F family ATP-binding cassette domain-containing protein, with protein MPVVNFSDVFFSYTTKPLLAHLSFSCGPAERLGIVGPNGAGKTTILRLARGELRPERGSVTGLSQPLATASARTVGGVLDTATSEHLGLQQRFDALNTEIAEDSSPRLAEEYDDILSRMTALDVWSLDAQVATVLAGLGLAGVERETDVDTLSPGQRGRLELAALIIGRPASLVLDEPTNHLDAQGVDFLAETLLGWNGPVLMVSHDRAFLDRVATGILDLDTAAWEALAVADGQRWRNAVYRSRGNYSDYLAAKADARATHAELHERQQAEKHRLTQHQRDSGVVGHAAFTPRSEIRAAKKFYADRAQKVSTRRRSDDEKRLERLEAVEVRKPREDTTDFPLPPASPGSGGVAIDVRDAHVPGRLRPVSVQVSAGEKLLITGANGSGKSTMLNRIAQRHAATCLPQSLPRRGDVPEEIWEEGIGEVGQGFVHPKYWATPVPELSDGNQRRVQLALAAAAHPDILLVDEPTNYLDLDAIEALEASLAAWDGTLVVATHDRWLIDNWAGRRLRLA; from the coding sequence GTGCCGGTAGTCAATTTCTCCGACGTCTTCTTCTCGTACACCACAAAACCCCTGCTCGCGCACCTGTCGTTCTCCTGCGGGCCTGCCGAGCGCCTGGGCATCGTCGGCCCCAACGGTGCGGGCAAGACCACCATCCTGCGCCTGGCCCGCGGCGAGCTACGGCCGGAACGGGGCTCGGTGACCGGGCTCTCCCAGCCCCTCGCCACCGCCTCCGCGCGCACCGTCGGCGGCGTGCTCGACACCGCCACCTCCGAGCACCTCGGGCTTCAGCAGCGTTTCGACGCCCTGAACACCGAGATCGCCGAGGACTCCTCTCCCCGCCTCGCCGAGGAGTACGACGACATCCTCTCCCGCATGACGGCGCTGGACGTGTGGAGCCTCGACGCCCAGGTGGCCACCGTGCTGGCCGGGCTCGGCCTCGCCGGGGTGGAGCGGGAAACGGACGTCGATACGCTCTCCCCCGGTCAGCGAGGCCGCCTCGAGCTGGCCGCCCTCATCATCGGCCGCCCGGCGAGCCTCGTGCTCGACGAACCCACCAACCACCTGGACGCCCAGGGGGTGGACTTCCTCGCCGAGACCCTCCTGGGATGGAACGGGCCGGTGCTCATGGTCAGTCACGACCGCGCCTTCCTCGACCGCGTGGCCACGGGCATCCTCGACCTGGACACGGCCGCGTGGGAGGCGCTGGCCGTCGCCGACGGACAGCGGTGGCGCAACGCGGTCTACCGCTCGCGGGGCAACTACTCCGACTATCTCGCGGCCAAGGCCGATGCCCGCGCCACCCACGCCGAGCTCCACGAACGCCAGCAGGCGGAGAAACACCGGCTCACCCAGCACCAGCGCGACAGCGGCGTGGTCGGACACGCCGCGTTCACCCCGCGATCCGAGATCAGAGCGGCCAAGAAGTTCTACGCCGACCGCGCCCAGAAGGTGTCCACGCGCCGACGCAGTGACGACGAGAAACGCCTGGAACGGCTGGAGGCCGTGGAGGTGCGCAAGCCCCGGGAGGACACCACCGATTTCCCGCTCCCGCCCGCCTCGCCGGGTAGCGGTGGGGTGGCCATCGACGTCCGCGACGCCCACGTCCCGGGGCGGCTGCGGCCCGTCTCCGTGCAGGTCTCCGCGGGGGAGAAGTTGCTGATCACCGGCGCCAACGGCTCGGGCAAGTCGACGATGCTGAACCGGATCGCGCAGCGCCACGCGGCCACCTGTCTCCCGCAGAGCCTCCCCCGGCGCGGGGATGTGCCCGAGGAGATCTGGGAGGAAGGCATCGGTGAGGTGGGGCAGGGTTTTGTGCACCCGAAATACTGGGCCACCCCGGTGCCCGAGCTTTCCGACGGCAATCAGCGGCGTGTCCAGCTCGCCCTGGCCGCCGCGGCGCATCCGGACATTCTGCTGGTGGACGAGCCGACCAACTATCTCGATCTGGACGCGATCGAGGCGCTTGAGGCGTCGCTGGCCGCGTGGGACGGGACGCTGGTGGTGGCCACGCACGACCGCTGGCTCATCGACAACTGGGCCGGGCGACGGTTGCGCCTGGCCTAG
- the trhA gene encoding PAQR family membrane homeostasis protein TrhA, with protein MSSAVDSMPRFDRGPRPYFRGLLHAHAVWYFAGTGSALTVASFILHGSSALSWFTALYAVCLVAMLGVSGLYHRAPWRSEGAVRGWRRADHSMIAIFIAGTYGPVTVSTFDTFADGQWVLLVCWIAALVAVAINVFWIGHPRWLDVGIYLALGWLIIFKIADFAREVPTAAGLLIVIGGLIYMVGAISYGLKRPNFSERWFGFHEFFHATTVVAAGLHHVAIWLIVLES; from the coding sequence ATGTCTAGCGCCGTTGATTCGATGCCGAGGTTCGACCGGGGCCCGCGGCCCTACTTCCGGGGTCTGCTGCACGCCCATGCGGTCTGGTATTTCGCCGGTACGGGCAGCGCCCTGACCGTCGCCTCGTTCATCCTGCACGGTTCGTCCGCGCTGAGCTGGTTCACCGCGCTCTACGCCGTGTGCCTGGTGGCCATGCTGGGCGTCTCCGGCCTCTACCACCGTGCGCCGTGGCGCAGCGAGGGGGCCGTCAGGGGTTGGCGGCGTGCAGATCACTCGATGATCGCCATCTTCATCGCGGGTACGTACGGGCCGGTGACCGTCTCGACGTTCGACACATTTGCCGACGGCCAGTGGGTGCTCCTCGTCTGCTGGATTGCCGCGCTGGTGGCGGTGGCGATCAACGTGTTCTGGATCGGCCACCCGCGCTGGCTGGACGTCGGCATCTACCTCGCGCTGGGCTGGCTGATCATCTTCAAGATCGCCGACTTCGCCCGCGAAGTGCCCACGGCCGCAGGCTTGCTGATCGTCATCGGCGGGCTCATCTACATGGTCGGCGCGATCAGCTACGGCCTCAAACGCCCCAACTTCTCCGAGCGCTGGTTCGGCTTCCACGAGTTCTTCCACGCCACCACCGTCGTCGCGGCGGGGCTGCACCACGTGGCCATCTGGCTCATCGTGCTGGAGTCTTAG
- a CDS encoding mycoredoxin — protein MSNVTIYATDWCPHCRALLAGLDVAGADYDVVDVEQDEAAAEWVKSVNGGNRVVPTVKYSDGTHATNPPAAEVRAKLAELES, from the coding sequence ATGAGCAACGTAACCATCTACGCCACCGACTGGTGCCCCCACTGCCGCGCACTCCTGGCGGGTCTCGACGTCGCCGGAGCCGACTACGACGTGGTCGACGTCGAGCAGGACGAAGCCGCCGCTGAGTGGGTGAAGTCCGTCAACGGCGGCAACCGTGTGGTCCCCACCGTGAAGTACTCCGACGGCACCCACGCCACCAACCCGCCCGCGGCCGAGGTCCGGGCGAAGCTCGCGGAGCTGGAGTCTTAG
- a CDS encoding dihydrofolate reductase, translating into MLGAIWAQSLDRVIGDGTDMNWHIPEDLRHFKDITMGDPVIMGSRSWLALPERFRPLPGRTNYVLSSREPGDWSRGAEVITGIDGLSGWITGGGEVYAATLSQVDRIEVTLIDALLAHSVDSVVSVVYAPEIGPDFELTEESEWMTSEKGTVDGSDEPARFRFQTYLRKVSS; encoded by the coding sequence ATGCTCGGCGCAATCTGGGCGCAGTCGCTCGACCGGGTCATCGGCGACGGCACGGACATGAACTGGCACATCCCCGAGGACCTGCGCCACTTCAAGGACATCACCATGGGCGACCCCGTCATCATGGGATCGCGCTCCTGGCTGGCACTACCCGAGCGATTCCGCCCGCTGCCCGGCCGCACGAATTACGTCCTCTCCAGCCGCGAGCCCGGCGACTGGTCCCGCGGCGCCGAGGTGATCACGGGCATCGACGGCCTCAGCGGCTGGATCACCGGCGGCGGCGAGGTCTACGCCGCCACCCTGAGCCAGGTGGACAGGATCGAAGTGACGCTTATCGACGCCCTCCTCGCCCACTCCGTCGACTCCGTCGTCTCCGTCGTCTATGCCCCCGAGATCGGCCCCGATTTCGAACTGACCGAGGAATCCGAGTGGATGACCTCGGAAAAGGGTACCGTGGACGGTTCCGACGAGCCCGCCCGCTTCCGTTTCCAGACCTACCTACGAAAGGTTTCTTCATGA
- a CDS encoding thymidylate synthase, translated as MSPISTPYEDLLRDVLLNGAVKSDRTGTGTRSVFGRQIRYDLSESFPLLTTKKVYFHAVAGELLWFLRGESNVGWLQENKIRIWNEWADEDGELGPVYGVQWRSWPTPDGEHIDQIARAVDTLKENPDSRRNLVSAWNVSELDKMALLPCHLLFQLYVVDGRLSMQVYQRSADMFLGVPFNIASYALLTHMFAQQAGLEVGELIWTGGDCHIYDNHIEQVTEQLSREPREYPQLKIRKADSIFDYGFDDFETTGYDPHPAIKAPVSV; from the coding sequence ATGAGCCCCATCTCCACCCCTTATGAGGATCTGCTTCGCGACGTCCTTCTCAACGGAGCCGTGAAGTCCGACCGCACCGGCACCGGAACCCGGAGTGTGTTCGGCCGCCAGATCCGCTACGACCTCTCGGAATCCTTCCCCCTGCTGACCACCAAGAAGGTCTACTTCCATGCCGTCGCCGGCGAGCTGCTGTGGTTTCTGCGCGGCGAATCGAACGTCGGCTGGCTGCAGGAGAACAAGATCCGCATCTGGAACGAGTGGGCGGACGAGGACGGCGAGCTCGGCCCGGTCTACGGCGTGCAGTGGCGCTCCTGGCCGACACCGGACGGTGAGCACATCGATCAGATTGCACGCGCCGTCGATACGCTCAAGGAAAATCCGGATTCCCGCCGCAACCTCGTCAGCGCGTGGAACGTCTCGGAGCTGGACAAGATGGCACTGCTGCCGTGCCACCTGCTCTTCCAGCTCTACGTGGTCGACGGCCGCCTGAGCATGCAGGTCTACCAGCGCTCGGCGGACATGTTCCTGGGCGTGCCCTTCAACATCGCCTCGTACGCCCTGCTCACGCACATGTTCGCGCAACAGGCCGGGCTTGAGGTGGGCGAGCTCATCTGGACGGGCGGCGACTGCCACATCTACGACAACCACATCGAGCAGGTGACCGAGCAGCTCAGCCGCGAGCCGCGCGAGTACCCGCAGCTGAAGATCCGCAAGGCCGACTCCATCTTCGACTACGGCTTCGACGACTTCGAGACCACCGGCTACGACCCCCACCCCGCGATCAAGGCCCCGGTGTCCGTCTGA
- a CDS encoding 3'(2'),5'-bisphosphate nucleotidase CysQ, with the protein MSAPLSDARLTDLIAQGTGEILKGVRGVGLLRGRALGEAGDELAQNWIARVLEQHRPDDGFLSEEAADNPARLKKNRVWIIDPLDGTKEFATGRQDWAVHIALVIDGIPQHAAVGLPDLGVVFSSSDAKHVQGPLANKIVVSRNRPPEVATYVCEKIGSEIVGVGSAGAKAMNVLIGDYDAYVHAGGQYEWDQAAPVGVALASGLHASRLNGDKLVYNNADTYIPDLLICRPELADEILGHASDYFDQHGSFLARKSG; encoded by the coding sequence ATGAGCGCCCCACTTTCAGATGCCCGGCTGACCGACCTGATCGCCCAGGGCACCGGCGAGATCCTCAAGGGGGTCCGCGGCGTCGGACTCCTGCGCGGTCGCGCCCTCGGCGAGGCCGGCGACGAGCTGGCGCAGAACTGGATCGCTCGTGTCCTCGAGCAGCACCGGCCCGACGACGGTTTCCTCTCCGAGGAGGCCGCGGACAACCCGGCGCGCCTGAAAAAGAACCGGGTGTGGATCATCGACCCGCTCGACGGCACCAAGGAGTTCGCCACCGGCCGCCAGGACTGGGCCGTGCACATCGCCCTGGTCATCGACGGCATCCCGCAGCACGCTGCGGTGGGCCTGCCCGACCTGGGCGTGGTCTTCTCCTCCTCGGACGCCAAGCACGTCCAGGGCCCGCTCGCGAACAAGATCGTCGTCTCGCGCAACCGCCCCCCGGAGGTGGCCACCTACGTGTGTGAGAAGATCGGCTCCGAGATCGTCGGGGTCGGCTCGGCCGGCGCGAAGGCCATGAACGTGCTCATCGGCGACTATGACGCCTACGTGCACGCCGGCGGGCAGTACGAGTGGGATCAGGCCGCTCCCGTCGGTGTGGCCCTGGCGTCGGGGCTGCACGCCTCGCGCCTCAACGGCGACAAACTCGTCTACAACAACGCTGACACCTACATCCCCGATCTGCTCATCTGCCGCCCGGAACTGGCGGACGAGATCCTCGGCCACGCGAGCGACTACTTCGACCAGCACGGGTCGTTCCTGGCACGCAAATCGGGTTAG